A region from the Leishmania panamensis strain MHOM/PA/94/PSC-1 chromosome 20 sequence genome encodes:
- a CDS encoding hypothetical protein (TriTrypDB/GeneDB-style sysID: LpmP.20.1200) → MFPCLVQAQPGRYLLRVYAKPGARASAFAAPLTPSLTEADLRIAAAPVEGQANAELLRYLDELVERGFRSMTEDHTEYVKDTCYAQVLAADATTTAASTQSAKSSCGGDRISTRKGRSKNAVATSCASSRLRSGAGDSQQPTGSTAPPSEAVFPDRIEVSLVRGGTSREKTLLVVFPGTRAQLAAILEKESRE, encoded by the coding sequence ATGTTCCCCTGCTTAGTTCAGGCACAGCCGGGAAGATACCTCCTTAGGGTGTACGCCAAGCCCGGTGCACGTGCGTCCGCCTTTGCTGCACCCCTGACCCCTTCGCTGACCGAGGCCGACTTGCGCattgcggcagcaccggtggaAGGGCAAGCAAATGCGGAACTCCTCCGCTACCTTGATGAGCTCGTTGAGCGTGGCTTCCGTTCGATGACGGAGGACCATACCGAGTACGTGAAAGACACCTGCTATGCACAAGTGCTAGCGGCGGATGCAACTACCACTGCAGCCTCCACCCAGTCCGCCAAGAGCAGTTGCGGTGGCGATCGGATATCAACAAGGAAGGGAAGGTCGAAGAATGCGGTAGCGACAAGCTGCGCCTCGTCGCGGCTGCGGAGTGGTGCTGGTgactcgcagcagccgacggGGTCAACTGCTCCGCCCTCAGAGGCGGTATTTCCAGATCGCATAGAGGTCAGTCTAGTGCGTGGCGGCACATCACGAGAGAAGACACTATTGGTCGTGTTTCCCGGCACCCGTGCTCAGCTGGCAGCTATACTAGAAAAGGAGTCTCGGGAATGA
- a CDS encoding hypothetical protein (TriTrypDB/GeneDB-style sysID: LpmP.20.1240) — MSPSATGSPYVCLSTQCDALYRIGAQQHNFAFISEQSVYTRAAEQLRFFTPSPKLLSSVGRPSIGSDRAELCKRAGNDVDPLPPHVYMSAQPPHPFPSIERLEAAQRAALKQKEAQAKVRHRSSTASVMVSGDWAATTSALHDVLVPSGPLLAQRTYRYDYEDRRRKVRIGTTAAAPRRDTLEKTVCSSHKDSLQTSSPLLQLIFPSSVLLRAVAQMVLTLQTSSSTSAARFALAQYRGAELLPWRTRFHEVQEPAAPSTSRLSPEALVVSVLPQVVADRVASRARMSSGQLSSPRYASRDDKHTTTLYALTPSVDLLTNMGTRGAKREREVTQRATQKGTAGNAAGVNVLAGTILCQRLATTTEASAAQAVPVCYAAVSADEFEGWASKAGKGNASPQTLLSTAYCAADTLLYEEESTWMTDGVFHPLFSLPLALPTDSSVVADANTPIMEHNSSSGSHTTHLTFLKTSAFLFLSFLVHRSWCVHVHSAVTQAMAAHQRPSNTGQQTGSSRLVFTGTHVICLPPVHEVRRSTQYEWKSRLIYRAHEMRTAGCATTAAVRPLESNEEVRGGALVASTATKSLHYRPVVWQLEILAVSRNAQLQWCMCNTTLAACVGAGLAVTPLPHNMDEGILNGSGTLSELLEQL; from the coding sequence ATGTCTCCCTCTGCCACAGGGTCTCCGTACGTTTGCCTCTCCACACAATGCGATGCGCTGTACCGCATtggggcgcagcagcacaacttTGCTTTCATCTCCGAGCAGAGCGTGTACACCCGCGCcgccgagcagctgcgcttttTCACGCCCTCGCCAAAGCTGTTGTCGAGCGTCGGAAGGCCTTCCATTGGCAGCGACAGGGCCGAGCTGTGCAAGAGGGCTGGCAACGACGTAGACCCCTTGCCACCCCATGTGTACATGAGCGCGCAACCACCACATCCTTTTCCATCCATCGAGCGTCTTGAGGCTGCCCAACGAGCTGCACTGAAGCAGAAGGAGGCTCAAGCGAAAGTGCGCCACCGGTCTTCTACCGCATCGGTAATGGTATCGGGTGACTGGGCAGCAACTACATCGGCGCTGCACGACGTACTTGTCCCCAGCGGACCTCTATTGGCACAACGCACCTACCGTTACGACTACGAGGACCGCCGCCGTAAAGTTCGTATAGGTACcactgcagccgcgccgcgtCGTGATACGCTGGAGAAGACAGTCTGTTCATCACACAAGGACTCGTTACAAACCTCCTCGCCGTTACTTCAGTTGATTTTCCCCTCATCAGTGCTGCTCcgtgcggtggcgcagatGGTGCTCACACTGCAAAcatcctccagcacctctgctgcgcgtTTCGCTCTGGCGCAGTACCGTGGCGCAGAACTGCTTCCGTGGCGCACTCGTTTTCATGAGGTGCAAGAGCCGGCGGCTCCGTCTACCTCACGTCTGTCGCCTGAAGCACTGGTGGTCTCCGTTCTACCGCAGGTTGTGGCAGATCGGGTTGCTTCTCGTGCGCGAATGTCCTCTGGCCAACTTAGCAGTCCTCGATATGCCTCTAGGGATGACAAGCACACTACTACTCTCTACGCCCTCACCCCTTCTGTTGATCTCCTCACGAATATGGGCACGCGAGGAGCAAAGCGGGAAAGAGAAGTGACACAGAGAGCTACACAAAAAGGAACAGCGGGTAATGCAGCCGGAGTGAATGTTTTGGCGGGCACTATACTATGCCAGCGGCTTGCGACCACGACCgaggcgtcagcagcgcaggccGTTCCAGTGTGCTacgccgccgtctctgcTGATGAATTTGAAGGATGGGCGTCAAAGGCTGGAAAGGGGAATGCGAGCCCGCAGACTTTGCTTTCAACGGCGTACTGCGCCGCAGACACACTCTTGTACGAGGAAGAGTCGACGTGGATGACGGACGGCGTCTTTCACCCGCTCTTTTCGCTGCCCTTGGCATTGCCGACAGATTCCTCTGTCGTTGCTGATGCCAATACGCCCATTATGgagcacaacagcagcagcggatcGCATACGACGCACCTAACATTTCTGAAGACCAGCgcatttttgtttctttcgtttctcgTGCACCGCAGCTGGTGTGTACATGTGCACTCGGCTGTCACAcaggcgatggcggcgcacCAGAGGCCATCCAATACTGGACAACAAACAGGCTCATCGAGGCTGGTGTTTACAGGGACTCACGTGATATGCCTGCCCCCTGTGCACGAAGTACGGCGCTCGACGCAGTACGAGTGGAAGTCGAGGCTAATTTATCGTGCTCACGAGATGCGGACAGCGGGATGTGCCACAaccgctgccgtgcgccCCCTCGAAAGCAATGAAGAAGTTCGTGGCGGTGCTCTTGTGGCTAGCACAGCAACGAAATCCCTGCACTATAGGCCAGTTGTGTGGCAGCTGGAGATCCTGGCAGTGAGCCGAAAtgcacagctgcagtggtgcaTGTGCAACACCACTCTCGCTGCTTGTGTCGGGGCCGGCTTAGCGGTGACTCCTTTGCCACACAATATGGACGAAGGCATCTTGAATGGGTCTGGGACCCTCAGTGAGCTCCTGGAGCAGCTATAA
- a CDS encoding hypothetical protein (TriTrypDB/GeneDB-style sysID: LpmP.20.1230), whose amino-acid sequence MSVNHLHAVQQRHRPITGVALLFFLSLLLSHPGLMDSSSSGNTALTDYLGPRVRFATALELRQCAQLQDLRDYGVNLNLFAPNTVYLNSEYFCSESAPAQYQCRCGFATTCKVKRDPWGRNIGVCDCCSSWMIACFTVLAIFSIISFLGAVYVVGCQGKWWCDGYVTPKASLIPRRGPAVSCPPSRPLPENLFRGYASADFTNSEASLGASVGAGTSSASPLVNSPNVADPNHEVWLGSDAEDNETRV is encoded by the coding sequence ATGTCCGTCAATCACCTACACGCCGTACAGCAACGTCATCGGCCCATCACCGGCGTagccctcctcttcttccttagtcttctcctttcccaccCTGGTCTCATggatagcagcagcagcggcaacacagCTCTGACGGATTACCTGGGCCCTCGCGTGCGTTTCGCCACTGCCCTTGAACTTCGGCAGtgtgcacagctgcaggacCTCAGAGACTACGGCGTCAATTTGAACCTGTTTGCCCCCAACACCGTCTACCTCAACAGCGAGTATTTCTGCTCGGAGAGTGCGCCAGCTCAATATCAATGCCGATGCGGCTTCGCCACCACCTGTAAAGTGAAGCGAGATCCGTGGGGACGCAACATTGGTgtctgcgactgctgctcatCATGGATGATCGCCTGCTTTACCGTACTCGCTATTTTTTCTATCATTAGCTTCTTAGGGGCTGTGTACGTGGTGGGATGTCAAGGCAAGTGGTGGTGCGACGGGTACGTTACTCCGAAGGCGTCACTTATACCGCGGCGTGGGCCGGCAGTGAGCTGTCCACCGTCGCGGCCACTGCCGGAGAATCTCTTCCGTGGGTATGCATCCGCCGACTTCACAAACAGCGAGGCGTCTCTCGGGGCATCTGTGGGCGCAGGAACCTCGTCTGCGTCGCCTCTGGTGAACTCCCCCAATGTTGCTGATCCCAACCATGAGGTCTGGTTGGGTTCTGACGCCGAGGATAACGAGACGCGCGTGTGA
- a CDS encoding tRNA-dihydrouridine synthase, putative (TriTrypDB/GeneDB-style sysID: LpmP.20.1180), whose product MPRRRRHLVLALLAFSHECLFILVSPPPDEGGVLLQTQRLSLYLCGFPIFKLTANSNSPTLSLSLIAFRCFSLTHTEQTMGNHWAPYERAWAQDPHHLPRSVCLPALLTEADRAVAAALANLSREYDATVTYKSRHALAEPHFTPTEQEGDVATHLTGCHPHDTSQADAERDQRCIEPAVSCASHDWRQLYCSLCFIQAPMVRCSRPAFRQVCRSWGTRIGYTHMLIAESFVKSPHARHAEFALYEGENRLVVQLAAKSGTDAAEAALLLRPYCDAIDLNCGCPQRWAMKDGIGAALLDQPERVADMVRSIRNAMPDGNTAPMMVGIGGACSSCPATAPPFLPCVVKMRIKDDLRNSVDFARQCEAAGASWLTVHGRSATSQPSAAVQFEAVKLIRENLSVPVVLNGGVRDVSTAMEAALRTGCGGLMSANGLLDNPAMFYSGASRAAMEAELSFVASRCEWSPQTCDPVALPAETAAPDAFSKAFSPVRPVSFLWAPNRSSADAVLLRYTVPDLWQTAVTPREVISDFMRAAIRTDLTVPTTVQQVLRMARLYVSPAERNHLVLLRSNLSVLNSLQDIGVYVEGGRIGCE is encoded by the coding sequence ATGCcgaggcgacggcgccacctCGTTTTGGCTCTTTTGGCTTTCTCACATGAGTGCCTGTTCATATTGGTGTCGCCTCCACCAGATGAGGGTGGCGTGCTTCTGCAGACtcagcgtctctctctgtacctCTGTGGGTTTCCCATTTTCAAGCTTACCGCTAACTCTAATTCacctactctctctctctctctgatcgCATTCCgttgtttttctctcaccCACACTGAACAGACGATGGGCAACCACTGGGCACCGTACGAGCGCGCATGGGCACAAGATCCTCATCACCTGCCTCGTAGCGTGTGTTTGCCAGCGCTCCTCACGGAGGCCGACCGAGCAGTTGCGGCTGCGTTGGCGAACCTTTCCCGCGAGTATGACGCAACCGTAACATACAAGTCTCGCCATGCCCTTGCAGAGCCGCACTTCACACCGACTGAGCAGGAAGGCGACGTGGCCACCCATCTCACCGGGTGTCACCCTCATGATACGTCGCAAGCAGACGCCGAGCGCGACCAGCGCTGCATCGAACCTGCCGTCAGTTGCGCATCGCACGATTGGCGGCAGCTCTACTGCTCTCTCTGCTTTATACAAGCTCCCAtggtgcggtgcagcagacCGGCGTTTCGCCAAGTGTGCCGATCATGGGGAACGCGCATAGGCTACACTCACATGCTCATTGCTGAGAGCTTCGTCAAGTCGCCGCATGCACGACACGCCGAGTTTGCGCTGTACGAGGGCGAAAATCGACTCGTCGTGCAACTGGCCGCGAAGAGTGGGACTGATGCCGCAGAAGCTGCTCTGCTCCTTCGACCATACTGCGACGCCATCGACCTTAACTGCGGGTGCCCACAGCGGTGGGCAATGAAGGACGGAATCGGGGCGGCTCTACTCGACCAACCAGAACGGGTGGCGGACATGGTGCGCTCTATTCGCAACGCCATGCCAGACGGGAACACAGCGCCAATGATGGTCGGCATCGGTGgtgcgtgcagcagctgccccgccaccgccccaccATTTCTTCCGTGTGTGGTGAAGATGCGGATTAAAGATGACCTGCGCAACAGCGTCGACTTTGCGCGGCAGTGTGAGGCGGCCGGTGCATCTTGGCTGACAGTGCATGGCCGCTCCGCTACTAGCCAACCAAGCGCCGCAGTGCAGTTTGAGGCCGTCAAGCTCATCCGAGAGAATCTCTCAGTGCCCGTGGTGCTGAACGGTGGTGTGAGGGATGTGAGCAcggcgatggaggcggctCTTCGTACCGGTTGCGGCGGGCTTATGTCCGCGAACGGGCTGCTCGACAACCCTGCGATGTTCTACTCTGGTGCATCGAGGGCTGCcatggaggcggagctgagCTTTGTAGCGAGCCGCTGCGAATGGTCACCCCAAACCTGCGATCctgtggcgctgccggcggagacggcagcgcctGATGCTTTCTCTAAGGCGTTCTCCCCGGTGCGGCCAGTGTCGTTCTTGTGGGCACCCAACCGGTCAAGCGCAGACGCCGTGTTACTGCGATACACAGTACCTGACCTGTGGCAGACTGCCGTCACCCCACGCGAGGTCATCTCAGACTTCATGCGAGCGGCTATTCGTACCGACCTGACAGTGCCAACAACGGTGCAGCAAGTGTTACGCATGGCGCGGCTGTATGTATCTCCTGCGGAGCGCAATCatctggtgctgctgcgatcTAACCTCTCCGTTCTGAACTCTCTGCAAGACATTGGCGTGTACGTGGAAGGCGGGCGCATCGGATGCGAATAA
- a CDS encoding hypothetical protein (TriTrypDB/GeneDB-style sysID: LpmP.20.1190), protein MSSFWGRYPATMQNQSPQQGGSFRVATGATAAAFPGSFDTSPDTSARSLTLAETAELAALQRQHDQPFVVPVTQVLHKLGGVHITVRETHNPTITTAYNRVVEEIEVLVSQHEQRLAQLNSSSSPSFSSQALIAGQSASANATVLSNPMDGAGAVEALQGEKTADRLVPSGNTAGVPAPPPLPRALLQPVDLRHALPLSGSPMSPSQSVSAMGSPTSDAPAATWSRGGGGCNGDSGDALTPGLDEIGLMLSVRLLSKEVTRWRMAHERPLAEWRFPIIRTSNERMIRPRTQSSALVGTAGSAAADGTESNRRDNRRESGTRSFASELTLVNDPEQVHQVLEFILKSSYQTTSMETFTDFTSGELVFDAHVQEKHRFTQ, encoded by the coding sequence ATGTCCAGCTTTTGGGGCCGCTACCCAGCCACAATGCAGAAccagtcgccgcagcagggtGGTTCTTTCCGAGTAGCCACGggtgcgacagcagcggcatttCCTGGTTCCTTTGACACCTCCCCAGATACCTCGGCGCGGTCGTTGACGCTCGCCGAGACAGCCGAGTTGGCGGCGcttcagcggcagcatgaTCAGCCGTTTGTAGTACCGGTGACACAGGTCTTGCACAAGCTCGGTGGCGTGCACATCACCGTCCGTGAGACGCACAATCCCACGATCACCACCGCCTACAATCGCGTGGTGGAAGAAATCGAGGTTCTCGTGtcgcagcacgagcagcggcTAGCTCAGCTCAACTCTTCCAGTTCGCCATCGTTCTCCAGTCAGGCGCTGATAGCGGGGCAGAGCGCGTCGGCCAACGCGACGGTGCTCAGCAACCCCAtggacggcgctggcgctgtggaAGCCTTGCAGGGGGAGAAGACAGCCGATCGGCTAGTACCTAGCGGCAACACAGCAGGCGtgccggcgccaccaccactaccgcgGGCTCTCTTGCAGCCAGTCGATCTGCGGCACGCACTGCCTTTGTCGGGCTCACCCATGTCCCCGTCTCAGTCGGTCTCGGCCATGGGCAGCCCCACGTCGGACGCCCCAGCCGCAACGTGGAGCCGCGGCGGGGGTGGATGCAacggcgacagtggcgaTGCGTTGACACCGGGTCTCGATGAAATCGGTCTGATGCTCTCGGTGCGTTTGCTGTCGAAAGAGgtgacgcggtggcgcatgGCCCACGAGCGACCGCTGGCGGAATGGCGCTTCCCCATTATCCGCACTTCAAATGAGCGTATGATTCGACCGCGCACGCAGAGTTCGGCGCTGGTGGGTACTGcaggcagtgctgccgcggATGGCACTGAGTCCAATCGCCGCGACAACCGCAGAGAGAGTGGGACGCGGAGCTTCGCTTCAGAGTTGACTCTCGTAAACGACCCTGAGCAAGTACACCAAGTACTGGAGTTCATCTTGAAGTCGAGCTACCAGACAACGAGCATGGAGACGTTCACAGACTTCACCTCCGGCGAGTTGGTGTTTGACGCGCATGTACAGGAGAAGCACCGCTTCACACAGTGA
- a CDS encoding hypothetical protein (TriTrypDB/GeneDB-style sysID: LpmP.20.1210), whose translation MHRTLLRLLLNVSGESPDFRAKPGIRNLLLDVQQSPYKEQFKDYWSTPVPFADREYGEKPKLGEPIPARRAATTILVGHNKHIDPAKVESGEDNDYKVLMMYRESKGQYVKDQFVLPSLPVSLEDTSEDWVKVLRRRGVTTQWADLHHRLAAMRALFVQTNLLLIPKEGGGVAEVEGPPGPRRWFVICYQYAKAMRQLMDVLELPMESALSQLIPFRIIVTPTTETFRFENLSYLVTLDKIPDVQYTLSTVGEKLVWVSPMEALARFNAGIMNMPTPNVIALSELHNECPTFEDVIKKTNRDVPCKVQPVLYHHGQEKVATVLLPGDMFHPETTPEDRASKYVRRFAYEKDFPFGVRAVFDERPATVEEEAQVLEPEKPALLEEANEMDRVYSSVPYPQSQRVPQEGKTRYPVPQYVFQEGRENDEGLIPLRHDHMGRKPIDLYSSLHGK comes from the coding sequence ATGCACAGAACGCTTCTTCGACTGTTGCTGAACGTCTCCGGTGAGAGCCCTGACTTTCGAGCGAAGCCTGGTATTCGAAACCTGCTGCTGGACGTCCAACAAAGCCCGTACAAGGAGCAGTTTAAGGACTACTGGTCGACGCCTGTCCCGTTTGCCGACCGCGAGTATGGTGAGAAGCCGAAGCTGGGAGAGCCGATCCCCGCGCGCCGTGCCGCCACGACGATCCTTGTTGGTCACAACAAGCACATTGACCCCGCCAAAGTTGAGTCTGGAGAGGACAACGACTACAAGGTTCTGATGATGTACCGTGAGTCAAAAGGGCAGTACGTGAAGGATCAGTTTGTGCTTccgtctctccctgtgtCCCTCGAAGACACGTCGGAGGATTGGGTCAAGGTACTACGCCGGCGCGGTGTGACAACACAGTGGGCCGATCTGCACCATCGACTCGCCGCTATGCGCGCGCTGTTCGTGCAGACAAACCTCTTGCTGATTCCCAaggaaggaggtggtgtGGCAGAAGTAGAAGGCCCACCTGGTCCTCGGCGGTGGTTTGTCATCTGCTACCAGTACGCCAAGGCGATGCGGCAGCTGATGGATGTACTTGAGCTGCCTATGGAGTCAGCGCTCTCACAGCTGATCCCGTTTCGTATCATAGTGACCCCCACCACTGAAACCTTTCGTTTCGAGAACCTGAGCTACCTTGTGACGCTGGATAAAATCCCGGATGTTCAGTACACACTCTCCACCGTCGGCGAGAagcttgtgtgggtgtcacCGATGGAGGCGCTCGCGCGCTTCAACGCCGGCATCATGAACATGCCAACACCAAACGTGATTGCGCTCTCAGAGCTGCACAACGAGTGCCCAACTTTTGAAGATGTGATCAAGAAAACGAACCGTGACGTGCCGTGCAAGGTACAACCGGTGCTTTACCATCACGGGCAGGAGAAGGTGGccacagtgctgctgccaggTGACATGTTCCACCCAGAGACCACGCCAGAGGACCGAGCCTCCAAGTACGTGCGGCGCTTTGCCTACGAGAAGGACTTTCCCTTCGGCGTACGGGCCGTCTTTGATGAGCGTccggcgacggtggaggaggaagcacaAGTGCTGGAGCCGGAGAaaccagcgctgctggaggaagcAAACGAGATGGACAGGGTGTACAGCTCCGTCCCCTACCCGCAGAGTCAGCGGGTTCCGCAGGAGGGCAAGACACGCTACCCGGTACCTCAGTACGTATTCCAGGAGGGGCGGGAGAACGACGAGGGTCTGATTCCACTGCGACACGATCACATGGGGCGCAAGCCCATTGACCTCTACTCTTCTTTGCATGGAAAGTGA
- a CDS encoding hypothetical protein (TriTrypDB/GeneDB-style sysID: LpmP.20.1220), whose protein sequence is METPSNPILHREVSDGTLISQVVYENESLKIEVETLREKLESTGLLNLDKLRCENEALKGEVEKLRMQLSERASQLDLHRASNDRFSNIDQSLHELLAQVQTQRAELSELKESTHRKDARIAQITAQLKQSEKAMKDAMAQATTAATQSGAQVAEQGRLQTQLNRANEELEKLQESSKQEVKELQNRLKEAQEQLLAMKKEIAAKSHIWGKQVCSQDQEIASLRERETKAQQQVTDFQAKMRTLMAECSQLRDVNANLIRKHQNELQQQQQKAAMALASRRVDLYAPEVQAHVEKAVRRATESVERQLREQTEHNATLLSRVTLLQQEKERSVTTKGMSQQEVQLMKEWVNMRSRRNDARSTMQRRMAELLSNEVLSKEDIDTLLQEMLDYQEETDQENRTLLVIKDIESEEKESKLRIELKRVKGENASLMKQLRQLTRESLRRERGNPSPPRNNGVVSSEVSTPEVRSSTVAGAPTGGAASSTSRENEQGRNSRSS, encoded by the coding sequence ATGGAAACGCCGTCAAACCCCATTCTTCACCGCGAGGTCAGCGATGGCACGCTCATCTCGCAGGTGGTTTACGAAAACGAGTCGCTTAAGATCGAAGTAGAGACGCTGCGCGAAAAGCTCGAAAGCACCGGACTACTAAATCTGGACAAACTCCGATGTGAGAATGAAGCTTTGAAAGGCGAGGTTGAGAAGCTGCGCATGCAGCTGTCTGAGAGAGCGAGTCAGCTGGATCTCCATCGTGCTTCAAACGACCGCTTCTCTAACATTGACCAGTCGCTGCATGAACTTCTCGCACAAGTCCAGACGCAGCGTGCGGAGCTCTCAGAGCTGAAGGAATCCACGCACAGAAAAGATGCGCGCATCGCACAGATCACagcgcagctgaagcagagCGAGAAGGCAATGAAGGACGCAATGGCACAggcaacgacagcagcgacgcagagcGGCGCGCAGGTCGCCGAGCAGGGACGTCTGCAGACTCAATTGAACCGGGCGAATGAGGAGCtagagaagctgcaggaaTCATCGAAGCAGGAGGTCAAGGAGTTGCAGAATCGGTTGAAGGAGGCTCAAGAGCAGTTGTTGGCGATGAAGAAAGAGATAGCGGCCAAGTCTCACATTTGGGGAAAGCAAGTATGCTCACAGGACCAAGAAATCGCAAGTTTGCGCGAGCGCGAGACTaaagcacagcagcaggtaACCGACTTTCAAGCGAAGATGCGGACGCTGATGGCAGAGTGTTCCCAGCTTCGGGATGTGAATGCGAACCTTATTCGGAAGCATCAGAATGAAttgcagcaacaacagcagaaagCCGCAATGGCCCTGGCGAGTCGGCGCGTTGACTTGTATGCGCCAGAGGTCCAGGCGCATGTCGAAAAGGCGGTGAGGCGGGCAACTGAGAGTGTGGAGCGACAGCTTCGCGAGCAGACAGAACACAACGCCACTCTCCTGTCCCGTGTGACACTGCTacagcaagagaaggagaggtcAGTGACGACAAAGGGCATGTCGCAGCAAGAGGTTCAGTTGATGAAGGAATGGGTGAACATGCGTAGTCGCCGCAACGACGCCCGCTCaacgatgcagcgccgcatggcggagctgctgtcgAACGAGGTGCTGAGCAAGGAAGACATCGATACACTGTTGCAGGAGATGCTTGACTACCAGGAGGAGACAGACCAAGAGAACCGCACCCTGTTGGTTATCAAGGACATCGAGtcagaagaaaaggaaagtaAGCTGCGGATAGAGCTAAAGCGAGTGAAAGGTGAGAACGCGTCACTAatgaagcagctgcggcaactGACCAGGGAGAGTTTACGAAGGGAGCGCGGTAACCCCTCGCCGCCTAGGAACAATGGTGTCGTCTCTAGTGAGGTCTCCACGCCTGAGGTAAGGTCCTCAACTGTCGCTGGAGCACCCACCGGTGGCGCGGCATCCTCAACGTCTCGGGAAAACGAGCAGGGCCgcaacagccgcagctcctgA